A stretch of the Vitis riparia cultivar Riparia Gloire de Montpellier isolate 1030 chromosome 13, EGFV_Vit.rip_1.0, whole genome shotgun sequence genome encodes the following:
- the LOC117927893 gene encoding putative disease resistance RPP13-like protein 1 — MLSDCHGITELPPEIENLIHLHHLDISGTKLEGMPTGINKLKDLRRLTAFVVGKHSGARITELQDLSHLRAALSIFNLQNVVNATDALKANLKKKEDLDDLVFAWDPNVIDSDLENQTRVLENLQPHTKVKRLNIQHYYGTKFPKWLGDPSFTNLVFLQLEDCKSCSSLPPLGQLQSLKDLQIAKMDGVQNIGADFYGNNDCDSSSMKPFGSLEILRFEEMLEWEEWVCRGVEFPCLKELYIKKCPKLKKDLPEHLPKLTELEISECEQLVCCLPMAPSIRQLKLQKCDDVVVRSAGSLTSLAYLTIRNVCKIPDELGQLNSLVQLCVYSCPKLKEIPPILHSLTSLEKLNIEHCKSLASIPEMALPPMLESLEIRGCPTPESLPEGMMQNNTTLQHLVISCCDSLRSLPRDIDSLKTLSIEV; from the coding sequence ATGTTGTCAGATTGTCATGGGATTACCGAGCTGCCTCCTGAAATCGAAAACCTCATCCACCTACATCATTTGGATATTTCTGGAACCAAATTAGAAGGGATGCCAACAGGAATCAATAAACTAAAAGATCTTCGAAGATTGACTGCTTTTGTTGTTGGCAAGCATAGTGGTGCAAGAATTACAGAGTTACAAGATCTGTCCCACCTGCGGGCAGCACTCTCCATTTTTAACTTGCAAAATGTGGTGAATGCTACGGAtgctttaaaagctaatttgaagaaaaaggaagaccTTGATGACTTGGTGTTTGCGTGGGATCCAAATGTGATTGATAGTGATTTGGAGAATCAAACCAGAGTTCTCGAAAATCTTCAGCCTCATACCAAGGTGAAAAGGCTCAACATTCAACACTACTATGgcacaaaatttccaaaatggcTAGGAGATCCTTCATTCACGAATTTAGTTTTCTTACAACTTGAAGATTGTAAAAGTTGCTCGTCCTTGCCACCACTTGGGCAGTTACAATCTCTCAAGGATCTCCAGATTGCAAAGATGGATGGAGTACAAAACATTGGTGCAGATTTCTATGGGAATAATGATTGTGACTCATCTTCAATGAAGCCGTTTGGATCCCTAGAGATTCTGAGGTTTGAAGAGATGTTAGAGTGGGAGGAATGGGTTTGTCGTGGAGTTGAATTCCCTTGTTTGAAGGAGCTTTATATCAAGAAATGTCCAAAGCTGAAAAAGGATTTACCCGAACACCTTCCTAAATTAACAGAACTTGAGATTAGTGAATGCGAGCAGCTGGTGtgttgtcttccaatggctcCCTCCATTCGTCAATTGAAGTTGCAGAAATGTGATGATGTGGTGGTTAGGAGTGCGGGCAGTCTCACCTCATTGGCTTACTTGACTATACGCAATGTTTGCAAAATACCAGATGAATTAGGACAACTGAATTCTCTTGTACAGTTGTGTGTGTATAGTTGTCCCAAGCTAAAGGAAATTCCACCCATTCTTCACAGCCTTACCTCTCTTGAAAAATTGAACATCGAGCACTGTAAGAGTCTCGCATCTATTCCGGAGATGGCGCTGCCACCCATGCTTGAAAGCCTTGAAATCAGAGGTTGTCCCACTCCGGAGTCCCTACCAGAGGGAATGATGCAAAATAATACTACTCTCCAACACTTGGTAATCAGTTGTTGTGATTCTCTGAGGTCCTTGCCCAGGGACATTGATTCATTGAAGACACTTTCAATCGAGGTGTAA
- the LOC117927891 gene encoding putative disease resistance protein RGA1, protein MAVLQEWRTTLQHLQAVLDDAEQRQIREKAVKRWLDDLKALAYDIEDVLDEFEAEAKRPSSVQGPQTSSSSSGKVSLWRDGDKEKIIELLLSDELATADKVQVIPIVGMGGVGKTTLAQIIYNDKRVGDKFDFRLWVCVSDQFHLVGITKAILESVPEHSSHNSNTLQSLQHSLQKELNGKKFFLVLDDIWNENPDIWSTLQAPLKAGAQGSVIIATTRNEQVASIMRTASSYHLNELLDEHCWSLFSHHAFENIAPDAIRNLEPIGRKIIQKCKGLPLAAKTLGGLLRSEQDEKVWKEMMNNEIWDLQRKE, encoded by the exons ATGGCGGTGCTCCAGGAATGGAGGACCACTTTGCAGCATCTCCAAGCAGTGTTGGATGATGCTGAGCAGAGGCAGATTCGGGAGAAAGCGGTGAAGAGGTGGCTGGACGATCTCAAAGCTTTAGCTTACGACATTGAAGATGTCCTTGACGAGTTTGAAGCTGAAGCTAAGCGGCCCAGTTCGGTACAAGGACCTCAAaccagcagcagcagcagcggCAAG GTGAGTTTATGGAGGGATGGTGATAAGGAGAAGATCATAGAATTGTTGCTGTCTGATGAACTGGCTACTGCTGATAAAGTTCAGGTGATTCCAATTGTTGGTATGGGTGGGGTTGGAAAAACAACCCTCGCTCAAATAATCTATAACGACAAGAGGGTGGGGGACAAGTTCGATTTCAGACTCTGGGTGTGCGTATCTGATCAGTTTCACTTGGTAGGAATAACAAAAGCAATTTTAGAGTCAGTCCCTGAACATTCATCTCATAATTCTAACACCTTGCAATCGCTACAACATAGTCTGCAGAAAGAATTGAATGGAAAGAAGTTTTTCCTTGTGCTGGATGATATATGGAATGAGAACCCCGATATCTGGAGTACCTTACAAGCTCCACTCAAAGCTGGAGCACAAGGCAGCGTAATCATAGCAACCACCCGCAATGAACAAGTTGCATCAATTATGCGCACTGCTTCTTCTTATCACCTTAACGAACTGTTGGATGAACATTGCTGGTCACTATTTTCACATCATGCCTTCGAAAATATAGCTCCAGATGCAATAAGAAATTTGGAACCTATTGGTCGGAAAATAATACAGAAATGCAAAGGTTTGCCCTTGGCAGCAAAAACGCTAGGAGGTTTATTGCGGTCTGAACAAGATGAAaaggtttggaaggaaatgatGAATAACGAAATATGGGATTTACAACGGAAAGAGTGA